The DNA window TCGCAGTCCTGGTAGCTCTCCGGGATGATAGGGTCAAAATCGGCCAGTACATTCAGATCGGTTACCAGTGTATCGCGGGTGTTCATGTCGTTGTGGTACTTACCGCTCCAGAAAAACGACTTTTCGCCCTTTTTTACCTGTAAACCTTCGGTATCTATCTTATGTGCATTAAAATCAGCAATCTCTTCAGCAGGGAAGTCGTCGCCAACTACGGCAACAATTTTCACCTTGTCGTAAAAGTAAGAAGCGGCCAATCCGGCGTAAGTTGCAGCCCCTCCAACAATTTTATCCGTCTTACCAAAGGGTGTCTCAATTGCGTCAAACGCCACAGTACCAATCACTAACAAACTCATGAAAAATATTTTTATTTTTTTTTGCTGCAAATATTGTGAAATAACCTCAATAATCCTACTTTTGCACTCTCCAAACCGGAAAACACTCCTGAGTAGCTCAGCCGGTTAGAGCATCTGACTGTTAATCAGAGGGTCGCTGGTTCGAGCCCAGCCTCAGGAGCAAAAAGCCTCACAGAGATGTGAGGCTTTTTTGTTTGGATTATACTTCTTGAAGTTTGATTTAACAGGTATGTTTTGGTTGTGTGGCGTTAATAAGTAAGCGTGGGTGTTTGATGAACCCACTTATTGTTACCTATATTATCAAGTAAAAAGAATGCTAAATCTGCTCGAGCTATTTTACTTCCTCCCTCGGGCCTGAATCTTTTGGAAACGCGAAATTTCTTAGTGAGCACTCCATCTATTAATCTGGACGGCCGCACAAGTACCCAGTCAAGCGAGGAAGCTTTGATCGTGCTTTCAGCAATAGCCATGTCGTCGTAACTTTTTTTAAGCAGGAAGGGCTTAAGAAAATGTTTATAAAACCATATTTCGGTAGGGTCATTTTCAACTCCGGCAGATGTACAAAAAATAAGCTTTTTAATCTTTTGCCCCTCCATTGCCTTAACAATCACAGATGCACTTTTGGAATAAATATCTGTTGACTTGTCTCCAAAAAACTTAGGTGCAGAACCCAGTACTGAAATTACAGCTTCACAACCCGTTATTGATTGCTCTACATCCGTTAAGTTGTCTATGCTTCCGTAAATAACCTGCACATGCTGATGATTGATAGCAAGTTTGTTTCTAACTAGGCAATAAACCTCATAATGCAATTCAAGTGCCTGCTTAACCAATTCGAAACCTGTAGCACCTGTGGCGCCAAATACTGCTATTTTCATTGTATTATATTTACTTGTTAGTGCTGTTAAATTGCTTAGCTACATCTACTATTTTAAGGATGGTAGCATTAGGCCTGAATAATATTTTGGTCGTTAAATTAAATTAGTAGTCAAGCCTGCAACACTTTACTGTTTTTAAGGATGGCTATTTTGTAGTATTGTCAAAAATTACTAATCGCTTTAAGCGGAAACAATTGTAAATAGTTTTTACCAATTAGTAAATAATTATTACTAATTTAACATTCTTTATGAAAACTGATGACGAGATATTAACTGACCACCAAAATGACGCTGATAAAAATTGGGGCCGGTTGGTTGTATTAACTAAAAAATATTTTGATTACTGGGCATTAAAAACCATCAAGCCGCACTGGAACGAGATGAAGCTATCGTATATGCCTGTTATCTCCAACGTCAGCCTTAAAGGAAGTACAAGTAATGAGATAGCTAAACGGTCGCTAACTGCAAAGCAGGCGTTAAGTGTAACCATCAAAGAACTCGAGCGAAAGAACATGGTTGTTACCACAGCAGCAAAAAGGGACAAAAGAAGCCATAAAATTAATTTAACCGAACAAGGGAAAAAATTAATGCTGGTGGCTAATCAGGAAATAAACAGTTTAACTGACGAGTACATTAAACTAGTTGGTAAGCAGAATTTCGAAACCACATTGAGCGTGCTACAGGCAATTAATCAATACCACGAGACAATGAATTCGTTGTCGGAAGAGGATGATCATTAGCATCTTCAATTAGAAAATAGGTTACGATCATTAAATAGATTTGGTTATTATTATTGCCGGTGAGCTAATTTCCTTAAGGGATACGATCGTTACCTGTTGCATCAGTAATTCCCGTTTATTTATTATCTACATCACTGTATTTTCGACCAGGTTGTCATTCTTTTTTGTCTCCTGTAAACCTTTAACATTCAAGGCACCTCCTTTCGTGATGCTTTTTTTGCCGTATATTTAGGCAATACTTGCTTATTCCCTAATTTGACGATCCGATGAGTAATTCCTTAACTGCTAATTCCCCTCACGATTTAGGAAGTGCTTTTTTGCCGAATGGCGACATTGATCTTAACTTATTTTTTAACTCTGCTAAGGATCTTTTTTGTGTAGCCGGGTTCGACGGCTTCTTTAAAAAAGTGAATCCTGCGGTAACCGAAACCCTTGGCTACACAGAAGCGGAGCTTCTGAGCAGACCGATCAATTCATTTGTATTTCCGGATGATCAACTGGCGACAGAGCATCGCCGTCAGGCGTTGCGGGAAGAGCAGGTGCTGAAAAATTTCGAGAACCGTTACGTTACAAAAAATGGGGAACTGGTTTGGTTATCATGGACGTCGGTACCAAATGCTGAACTGCGGCTGGTATTTGCCGTAGCAAAGAATATTACCCCTCAGAAGATTGAAGAATCAAAACGTGATCAGGCATTTGAAAACTTAAGTGCTTATCAGCAGGAGCTAAAAGATGTAGTGTATACCGCCCTGCATGATCTTCGCGCCCCGGTTGGTAACATGATGTCTATTTTTGATATTTATAATGAGCTTAAAACACCGATTTCCCCTTACGAGGAGTCTCTTAGCTTATTAAAGGCCACTATCAGAGAGTTGAAGGTTAAAATGGATAATTATCTGGATCGGTTGGTAAACAAAGGGAAACAAGAAAGTATCCACGGAGAAGTTAAACTCAGCAGTGTGGTCAACCGGATTAAAACATCGCTGGCTGCCTTAATCAATGAAAGTAAAGCGGTAATTACCACTGATTTCTCGCAAGCTGCAGCCATTTGTTTTGATGAAGACCATTTAGACAGCATTTTTTTAAATCTCATTTCCAATAGTATAAAGTATGCCCGACCCGGTGTGCCACCGGTAATCGAGCTGACCAGCAAACCGGATGGTGCCTGCATACAGGTTAAGGTTAAAGATAACGGGCTGGGTTTTAACACTAAAAAAGTAAAGGGCCGGATATTTGAAGAACAGCAGCGCTTTCATCCTGGCGTAGAGGGTAAGGGGCTGGGCCTTTATCTGGTAAAAATGCACTTGACAAGCGGCGGGGCCGACATCAGCGTACATAGCAAGCCTAATCAAGGCACAACCTTTACAATCTCCTTTAAAAAGTAGTCCGGGCATTAGTATCACCTGCTATATGCGATTTTTAGGCCATGATTTAATTTTCTGTTTCTCAGTTATATAGAAAATTACTACTTTCAACTACCTAATTAATTTAAGAACCTTTTCATGAGAACCGGAGCTTTTAAGATCGCGCTCGTTTATATCGTTATGGGCATCTTATGGATCACGTTGAGTGACCGCCTGCTACTAACTCTGCAGGCCACCCTGGGAGCCGATGAAGTGTTTTTTCTGGGGAGTATTAAAGGCATTGCTTACGTATTGGTAACCGGCATTCTCTTATTTTTCCTTATTGTACGGCATACGCGTAGACTTTCGGAGAGCGAACGCAAGTACCGAACCTACTTTGACCAGAATACCAACCCAATGTGGATTATTAACAGGCGTACCATGCTGATCACTGGCGTAAACGACGCTGCATCTGTGCGGTACGGCTATTCTAAAGATGAGTTCCTGAAAATGAGCGCGCTTGACCTTCGTCCCCCCGAAGAAATCAACACCGCTATTATGATCTTTCATGATCTTAAAAAAGGAATAAATGACATAGGAGTTGTTAAACACCGTAGAAAAGATGGCACCATCATCAAGGTTCACATTACGTGCAATTTGATTGATAGCGCCAGAGAGTCGCTGGTGATGGCTATGGGTGCAATTGTACCCTAATGCAGTTTTACAGCCAGGGCTTTAGTAACACCAACTGCCCACCCGCTGAATGGCTATATCACTCATTCCAAAACCTGCAAAAACCACACTTTTTTAAATAACCCATTCTGGTATTTGCCTCCAATAGAAATTAATTGTCAAATTTTGCAGATATATGCTTCCGTTTGCAAAAAGGCTTCTAAAAAATAGCTTTTAAGAAAAGATGCTTGCAACTTTTATTAAATTGATCTCGTCTTCTACTAAAACCCTGACCATGAAAAAAATACTACTGCTCGCGTTTTCTTGTTTGACTATTAGCACTGCCATTGCCCAAATGCAACCTGCTGCCGATGACTTTGAAAAGTTCACTAAAGACATAGAAGCCCAGCGGTATGCCGCAACCCAGGCTAAGGAGTACGCGAAAGCGGATGAACTGCTGAAATCATGGATAGTAAAGTACGACGAAGCCGACGCCAACCGAAAGGATAAATATAAATCATGGGCAGCAAGCATTTATTACAACCTGGCCTGCTACGAGGCTTTGCTCGGCAGGAAAGAACCCGCGCTAACCGCTTTCGAGAAATGCTACGCACTTGGTTACAATAACTATAAAAGCACCATGGAAGACAGCGACCTTAACACACTGCACCAGGAGAAACGCTTTAAAGCCGTAATGCAAGGCATGCGCGAAAAAAGTGATTACAGTTATGTTATTCAGCATGCGGGCCCGTACAATAAGGTGGTTGACAAAACCTGGCCTGCATTTACCTATCAGCAGGCAGAGGCACCCGAACTGGTGGCTTTGCGCAACAAGTTCAACCTGGATTCGGTAAGCGGAAACGGAGATGAGATAAGTAAATTTAAAAACTTACTTTACTGGGCGCATAACTCAGTACGGCACGATGGTAACTCGAGCAATCCATCGTCCAGGAACGCTATTGACCTGATAGCCGTTTGCCAAAAAGAGAACCGCGGTGTTAACTGCCGCATGATGGCAACCATACTGCGCGATGCTTACCAGGCCGAGGGCTTTAAAACACGCGTGGTTACCTGCATGCCTAAGGATACTGCCGATAACGATTGCCATGTTATCACGGTTGTATGGTCAAAGTCGCTTAATAAATGGGTTTGGATGGATCCTACCTTTAACGCCTATGTAGCCGATGGTAAAGGTAACCTGCTAAGCATTGAAGAAGTACGGGAGCGCCTGGTAAAGGGCATTGATGACCTGGTGCTTAACCCTGATGCCAACTGGAACAATAAGCAAAAGCAAACCAAAGAGCACTACTTGGGCTATTACATGTCAAAAAACCTTTACTGGCTGCAATGTGCCGCAAAAAGCGAATGGGATATAGAGACCAATAAGCCAGGTAAACAGGCAAGCGACTACCTTAACCTTTACCCGGGTGATTACAATACCCTGCACCAGCCTAAAAAGCAGATGGGCAGGAGCGACCAGTATGCGGTAAATAACCCTAAATACTTTTGGCAAAAACCTGCGGACAAATGATTTAAGCATTTTAGGGTAATAACATACAATAAGCATATTTAAAATATTCAACTAATAAATGGGTGCATATGTAGAACTAAATTCTTAGTTTTACATATGCGGTTATTGCTACTTACAACAATTTTGTGCTTACACCTGCCGGTTGCTTGGGCGCAGCAAAATGGTACGGTAACAAATAATAAAGAGCTGGTGAGCCTTAAAGGTACTGATGCTTTCACCACAATAGAAAACCACACGACAGATACGCTCCGGCTTACCGAAGCTATTTACTATTACCTGCCGGTGTCGGAGAAAAGCGTTGAGGCGGTTATTGCGCCGGGTAAGTCCGCAACGTTTCGTACACAAATGAACTACCCGGACTTCATCCAGTTTAGTTCTTTACCGTTCAGGGTGTTTAATGCGCCGGGGAAAACAGTAAAGTGTACCGTCGAAAGTACATCATCATTAAAGCTGTCCTTTACAGGCAACCTTCAGCAGGAGAATGATTATTACCAGGCTTACTTCAATGTAGCAAAAAGCAACCAAACCTACTATGCAGCCGGTGCCCGGCTCAATAATTTCAATCGGTTCCCGGCAATTGCTGATTCTATAAACCAGATCAACCTTAACTTTTTAAACGGCTACGGCTTTCCGCTTTCGCCAGCTTTTAAGAAATATGAGTACTGGCGATTGATGTATAACAATGCCTTTCTTAAGCATCACGTTTTGTTCGACAAAGCGTTTAAAACGGGTCACGAGATAAAGATAGACACCGGTTACTACCACTTTGACCCGGAGATGCCTTTAGTGAATGAAGACATTCCCATCAGTTCTGAATATTTATGGTATGCCGTATTCCGGATGAGGCACCTGGCACTGGCAAAAAGCAAAGCCGATTCGCTGCTTTCTACTAATATGCTTGCTGCTGCGCAGGAAGTTTATGGAACGAGCAAGACGGGCGACGTAGTTAAAATGCGCCTTTTATATGATGCTTATGCCCGATCTAAACACAGTTACGACAAACTGCTTAACCGTGTTACGTTTTCAGATCTTTCAAACAAGCGTATCCTTGATTCCGTTAGCAACGCCAGGTTCTCCCTGCCAATGGTAGGTAGGGTGGCACCGGGTTTTAAGCTTGTGAACATAAATGGAGATACAGTATCGCTGTCGGAATTTAAGGGTCATTTGGTGATGATAAACTTTTGGGCCGGTTGGTGCGCTCCTTGCATAAAAGAATTTCCGGCGGAGAACAAGTTGTCGGCAACTTATAGCGCCAGCAAAAAACTGGTTGTGATAAACGTTTGTATAGAGACATCTGCCGAATTGTGGAAGAGCCTAACGGCAAAGCATCAGCTAGCCATGGTGAATCTTTTTGCTGATGAGAAACAGGTTGCCAGTCTAAAACGCAGGTACAACATTTCTGGCCTTCCGAAAAGTGTGCTGATTGATGCCGATATGAAGATCATCAGCAACAATTTTAAACGGGCCAGCGAGGTGAGGTTAAGCGATCTTGAAAATTAAATGTTTAATGTTGCGTGATCTTAGCGAAGCGCTTCTTTAAGTTGAGGAAGTATTTCTCCAGTGTGTAATAAGAGAGAGCTGCCAACATAATGGCCAGGATGTAGCTGGCCACGTAAATTATTACGTTCTGCAAGTAATAGTTCATGTTCGGCATATAATTTTTAGTGAGCCAAAGCATGAGGTAAACCGGGAATTTATGCAATAGGTATATCCCGTAAGATATTTCGCCTATAAACATCAGCTTCTTGTTGGTAAGATTATAAATGCTGGTCTCCGTTTCGCAAAGGTTTACAATTAACAAAGCAGCAATAGCAGCTATAAAAAGATCGCCCTCTGGCATATTACGCACTATATACAGGTAAATAACTGCCAGCAGTGCGAGCGAAAGCAGCACCTGTACATACTTGTTGAACATAAGGTTGAAGAACCCCTGCAGCTTAAATTTGAAGTGCTGATGCTTGGTGTTAAAGTAAATTACCGCTACAATGGCACCCATCATCATGTTATCAAAACGCATGTAGTAAGTGAGCTGGCTCAGGGCGTGCATCTCGTCGCTCCGGTGCTGAAAGTGCCTTATCACCTGTACCAGTGCCAGGAACGCGATCATGAAAATAATAAGCGCGTGAAAGATCTGGCGGGTAGTTTTAAACTTAAAGAAGTGGGGATGGAAGATGTAAAATTGTTCTTCGGTACCAATTGACCATATTGGGTCAAATAGTGCCGGTATTATCTTTAATGCAAACGCTAGGTTGGGCAAAAAGAAAATAGCCATTACAAATGGTTTTGCATGTGGCCAGTAAACCAGCAAACCAATAAATACCACTACGTAGTAGAGTGGCCATATGCGCAATATACGCCGCATGTAAAATGCGGGCATACTTACCTTTTGGAAGTTTAGCTTTTCTTCCAGCAGGAGGTAAGTTATTAGAAAGCCACTGAGCGAAAAGAATATTGATACACCCACCCGGCCAAGGCTGGTAAGCGGGAAGAAGTCAATTGCAGTAAGATGAAAATCCTGCTTTCCAAGTTCTATATGGGCTATTACCACCAACAACGCTGCTATGGCCCTTACACCATTAAGATTTGGAAAGTAAACTCTTGATTTTTTTTGAGGTTTTACAGCATCGGCCATTGGTGAATCTGATTGCAAAGCGCTTTGTCGCCCGTTCACCGAAAATATGTAAAATTTATCTCACGTCATTAACCTCGGCGCACAAAAATTTCGTTCCTTAATGAACACAAATACTTCTAATTATCGGGCGCTGCCTTTTACAACTTTGTTGTAATTTTCGAGACAATTGTTAAGCGGCTGGCCTTTTTGATGGATACACTCGCAAAATATCTTACATGCACCCGGGTTAGCACTGTCCTTACACTGGAGATTACAATCTGAAAGTGTATTGCGGGGCATAATGCTAAACACATGTGTTAGTGCAAATACCACCATGGCAACGGTTGCAAATACCCCGGCAAAGAAAGCTTTAGGAAAGCTGTTACTATATTCAGATGGACTTGTGGCCCTAGTGGACGGCGGAGTATTAAAAGGCAGTATGTACTTTATCCTGTCGTAATACCAGCATAAAAGAAACAGACAGGATATCACCATTAGGGGAGATGTTAACAGCGAACCTTCAAAACGTACTGATAACGAAAGCACGCATATATTCAGGATGATAGGTAAATATAGCAGTACTCCCAAGACTGCGGTGCGTGGAATAAGAATCAGGATTGCGGCCGTTACCTGTGCAACACCAATAAAGGTGTAGTAAAAACCGGTGTGATAAAGTGCTTCCAGATAAGCACCCATGGGATGATTGTTGGACAATGAGGTAAACCGTTCGCCCATTATTTTTATAAAGCCTGAAAGCAGGA is part of the Mucilaginibacter terrenus genome and encodes:
- a CDS encoding NAD(P)-dependent oxidoreductase, producing the protein MKIAVFGATGATGFELVKQALELHYEVYCLVRNKLAINHQHVQVIYGSIDNLTDVEQSITGCEAVISVLGSAPKFFGDKSTDIYSKSASVIVKAMEGQKIKKLIFCTSAGVENDPTEIWFYKHFLKPFLLKKSYDDMAIAESTIKASSLDWVLVRPSRLIDGVLTKKFRVSKRFRPEGGSKIARADLAFFLLDNIGNNKWVHQTPTLTY
- a CDS encoding MarR family winged helix-turn-helix transcriptional regulator, encoding MKTDDEILTDHQNDADKNWGRLVVLTKKYFDYWALKTIKPHWNEMKLSYMPVISNVSLKGSTSNEIAKRSLTAKQALSVTIKELERKNMVVTTAAKRDKRSHKINLTEQGKKLMLVANQEINSLTDEYIKLVGKQNFETTLSVLQAINQYHETMNSLSEEDDH
- a CDS encoding sensor histidine kinase; this encodes MSNSLTANSPHDLGSAFLPNGDIDLNLFFNSAKDLFCVAGFDGFFKKVNPAVTETLGYTEAELLSRPINSFVFPDDQLATEHRRQALREEQVLKNFENRYVTKNGELVWLSWTSVPNAELRLVFAVAKNITPQKIEESKRDQAFENLSAYQQELKDVVYTALHDLRAPVGNMMSIFDIYNELKTPISPYEESLSLLKATIRELKVKMDNYLDRLVNKGKQESIHGEVKLSSVVNRIKTSLAALINESKAVITTDFSQAAAICFDEDHLDSIFLNLISNSIKYARPGVPPVIELTSKPDGACIQVKVKDNGLGFNTKKVKGRIFEEQQRFHPGVEGKGLGLYLVKMHLTSGGADISVHSKPNQGTTFTISFKK
- a CDS encoding PAS domain S-box protein, which translates into the protein MRTGAFKIALVYIVMGILWITLSDRLLLTLQATLGADEVFFLGSIKGIAYVLVTGILLFFLIVRHTRRLSESERKYRTYFDQNTNPMWIINRRTMLITGVNDAASVRYGYSKDEFLKMSALDLRPPEEINTAIMIFHDLKKGINDIGVVKHRRKDGTIIKVHITCNLIDSARESLVMAMGAIVP
- a CDS encoding transglutaminase domain-containing protein, giving the protein MKKILLLAFSCLTISTAIAQMQPAADDFEKFTKDIEAQRYAATQAKEYAKADELLKSWIVKYDEADANRKDKYKSWAASIYYNLACYEALLGRKEPALTAFEKCYALGYNNYKSTMEDSDLNTLHQEKRFKAVMQGMREKSDYSYVIQHAGPYNKVVDKTWPAFTYQQAEAPELVALRNKFNLDSVSGNGDEISKFKNLLYWAHNSVRHDGNSSNPSSRNAIDLIAVCQKENRGVNCRMMATILRDAYQAEGFKTRVVTCMPKDTADNDCHVITVVWSKSLNKWVWMDPTFNAYVADGKGNLLSIEEVRERLVKGIDDLVLNPDANWNNKQKQTKEHYLGYYMSKNLYWLQCAAKSEWDIETNKPGKQASDYLNLYPGDYNTLHQPKKQMGRSDQYAVNNPKYFWQKPADK
- a CDS encoding TlpA family protein disulfide reductase gives rise to the protein MRLLLLTTILCLHLPVAWAQQNGTVTNNKELVSLKGTDAFTTIENHTTDTLRLTEAIYYYLPVSEKSVEAVIAPGKSATFRTQMNYPDFIQFSSLPFRVFNAPGKTVKCTVESTSSLKLSFTGNLQQENDYYQAYFNVAKSNQTYYAAGARLNNFNRFPAIADSINQINLNFLNGYGFPLSPAFKKYEYWRLMYNNAFLKHHVLFDKAFKTGHEIKIDTGYYHFDPEMPLVNEDIPISSEYLWYAVFRMRHLALAKSKADSLLSTNMLAAAQEVYGTSKTGDVVKMRLLYDAYARSKHSYDKLLNRVTFSDLSNKRILDSVSNARFSLPMVGRVAPGFKLVNINGDTVSLSEFKGHLVMINFWAGWCAPCIKEFPAENKLSATYSASKKLVVINVCIETSAELWKSLTAKHQLAMVNLFADEKQVASLKRRYNISGLPKSVLIDADMKIISNNFKRASEVRLSDLEN
- a CDS encoding acyltransferase family protein — protein: MADAVKPQKKSRVYFPNLNGVRAIAALLVVIAHIELGKQDFHLTAIDFFPLTSLGRVGVSIFFSLSGFLITYLLLEEKLNFQKVSMPAFYMRRILRIWPLYYVVVFIGLLVYWPHAKPFVMAIFFLPNLAFALKIIPALFDPIWSIGTEEQFYIFHPHFFKFKTTRQIFHALIIFMIAFLALVQVIRHFQHRSDEMHALSQLTYYMRFDNMMMGAIVAVIYFNTKHQHFKFKLQGFFNLMFNKYVQVLLSLALLAVIYLYIVRNMPEGDLFIAAIAALLIVNLCETETSIYNLTNKKLMFIGEISYGIYLLHKFPVYLMLWLTKNYMPNMNYYLQNVIIYVASYILAIMLAALSYYTLEKYFLNLKKRFAKITQH
- a CDS encoding DoxX family protein, with translation MQISTVLDKLHAQATHNRWMRYFATFNRVALAWGFLLSGFIKIMGERFTSLSNNHPMGAYLEALYHTGFYYTFIGVAQVTAAILILIPRTAVLGVLLYLPIILNICVLSLSVRFEGSLLTSPLMVISCLFLLCWYYDRIKYILPFNTPPSTRATSPSEYSNSFPKAFFAGVFATVAMVVFALTHVFSIMPRNTLSDCNLQCKDSANPGACKIFCECIHQKGQPLNNCLENYNKVVKGSAR